TGGTTTTTCTCCCTCTCTGTATGGGAGAGGGAACCGTTCTGCGCAGTCATTCAGCTCGGCAGATAACCTCCGGCGAATCGGTAGCGCTAGTGGGTTTTCTCCCTCTCTGTATGCGGGAAGGAACCGTTCTGCGCAGTCATTCAGTCCGGCAGTTAACTTCCGGCGAACCGGTAGCGCTAGTGGGTTTTCTCCCTCTCTGTATGAGGGAAGGAACCGTTCTGCGCAGTCATTCAGCCCGGCAGATAACCTCCCGGCAAATCGGGAGCGTTAATGGGTTTCGGCCTCTCCCTCGGTGTGGGAGCGCTGATATTTGTCTCCCTCTCCCTGTGGGAGAGGGGCGGGGTGAGGGCACCACAGCGCACGAAGCAAAGCAAAACGGCAACACGAAGTTGCCGTTAATATTTCTCTTTCACCTCTTTGGGGTGGGATGAATCAGACCGCACGCCGTCCTATCGGCACCACCAGCGGTGTACCGGCAATCGGATCGTCGATAATCATGCAGCGCATCCCATAGATCCGCTCGATCAGCTCTGGCGTCACAATCTCTTTCGGCGCGCCTTCCGCGACGATTTTCCCGTCGCGCAATGCAATCAAATGCGTGGCGTAGCGGCACGCCTGATTCAAATCGTGCAACACCGCCGCCAGGGTATACCCCTGCGTGCGGTTGAGTTCACTCAGCAACTCCAGCAGATCAATCTGGTGGCTGATATCCAGCCAGGTCGTCGGCTCATCCAGCAGCATGATCGACGTCTCTTGCGCCAGCACCATCGCAATCCACGCGCGCTGTCGCTGCCCGCCGGAGAGCGTATCGACGCTTTGCCCGGCGAGATCGGTAATGCCCGTCGCCCGCATTGCGGCGGTCACCGCCGCTTCATCCTCTTTACGCCAGCGGGTAAACATCGGCTGATGCGGATAACGCCCGCGGGCGACCAGCTCCTGCACGGTGATGTCGCCCGGCGTCGTGGCGTTTTGCGCCAGCAGCCCGATGCGCCGCGCCACCTCTTTACTGGCGAACTGCTGAATCTGTTCTCCGTCGAGATACACGCTCCCGTGCTGCGGCGTCATCAGACGGCTTAGAGTGCGCAGCAGCGTGGATTTCCCGCAGCCGTTCGGGCCAATAATTGCCGTAAAATGGCCGTCGGGGATCGACACATTTAACGCCTGCGCCACGGTTTTTTTGCCGTAACCGAGGGTGAGGTTTTCGCCGCGCAAGCGGGTCGCTGTCTGGATCATTTCTTGCGGGACTCCTGAACTAACAACACGATGAGATAGATACCGCCAAGACTGACGGTCACGACGCCCACCGGCAGTTGATAAGGCATAAACAGCTGCTGGGCGCAGAGATCCGCGACCAGCAATAAAAGCGCGCCGCACAGCGCCGACTGGGTGAGACCCCAGCGCGCCGTGCCGCTGATGCGGCGGGCGATATGCGGGGCAACCAGCGCGATAAACGAAATGGGGCCGGCAATGGCGGTGGCGGCAGCGGTAAGGACAACGGCGACCAGCATCAGCGTCAGACGCGAGCGTTCAACGCTCACGCCCAGCGCGCAGGCGCTATCGTCACCCATCTCCAGCAGGCGCATGCGGCGCACCAGCAGCCACGCACAGACAAGCATCATCATGATAATCGGCGTGGCGGGTAGCGTTTTGGCCCACGTCAGGCCGTTTAGCGACCCGGCGTTCCACAGCCCGGCGGTGAGCGACGTTTCAAGCGACGCATGCAACAGCAGCCAGGTGTTAAACGCCATCAGCATGGCACGAATACCAATGCCGATAATGATCAGGCGGAAGGTCTCGATTCCGTTGCGCCAGGCTAGCGCCCAGACGACAAGCGAGGTCAGCACGCCGCCCGCCATCGCCGCAAAGGCAATCGCCGTGAGATGCTGACCAAACAGCACCATCGCGACCAACACGCCGCTCCACGCGCCAGTATTGAAGCCCATCACGTCCGGACTGCCCAGCGGGTTGCGCAGCAGCGACTGGAAAATCGCACCGCTTACGCCAAGCGCGGCGCCCACCAAAATTGCCATCACCACGCGCGGCAAACGCCATTCGGTGACCACCATCGTGATATTGCGCGGGGCGCTGCCGGTGAGGGCGTTAAAGACCTGGGTGAAATCGAGCGTCACCGCACCGCTGCGCAAACTCCAGACGGCGGCCACGACGCTGGCCATCACCAGCAGCAGGCAGGTGCTGACTAATCGGCGGGAAGGGGTTATCACAGCGCACCTCCACGCTTACGGCGAACCAGGAAAATCAGCACCGGTGCGCCGATAAAGGCGCTCACCACCGACACGCGCAGCTCGCCCGGCACCAGCAGGCGGCCAATAATATCGGCAAACAGCAGCAGAACGGGCGTCGCGAGCAGCGTAACGGGGAGCGACCAGCGGTGATCGGCCCCCACCAGCCAGCGTGCCATGTGCGGCATCATCAGGCCAATAAAGGCAATCGGCCCGACGACCGCCGTCGCGCTGCCGCACAACACGGTTATCGTTAATAATCCAATTAATTGCGTTCGCGCCACGCGGCTACCGAGCGCGGTGGCGGTGTCGCTGCCGAGGCTCAGGCTGTTGAGTGCGCGGCTTAAAAACAGCGCAACGGCGGCGGCGATAAGCACCGGGATCGTGACAATTTGCAACGTCTGTAGCGTGCGAATATCCAGCGATCCGGCCTGCCAGAAGCGCAGTTGATCCCACACGTCGGGATTGAGCAGCGCAATGCCGCTCGATAGCCCTTCGAGCACCGCGCCGAGCGCGACACCCGCTAGCGTCAGGCGTACCGGGCTTAACTGTCCACCGCCCTGACTGCCGGTGAAGGCGACGATCAACGATGCGGCAAGCGCACCGCAAAAGGCCATCACCAGTTGCTCTGTGGGGGAGGAGAAGCCAAACAGCGCTGCGCCGAGCACAATCGCGAAACTGGCCCCCGCGTTGACGCCCAGAATGCCGGGATCGGCCAGCGGATTGCGAGTCAGCGTTTGCATGAGCGCTCCCGCCAGGCCAAGCGCCGCGCCTGCCAACAATCCGGCGAGCGTGCGCGGCAGTCGTGCGTCGAGCACAATCGTGCAGTCGGCGCTTTGGCATGTGCCGGAAAGGGCATCAACAATGACGGATGCCGGCAGCGGTTTTGCGCCGACCAGCAGGCTGAGCGCCATAGCAAGAATTAACAGCATCAACAAAGCGGGCAGCGCAACGGCGCGTACCGCGAGAGGAGAAGACAACATAGCAACGTCCATGATTTGATAATGATAGTAATTATCGTTATCTATCTTATTTGGCTATGTTAGCATGTGCGACCACGAAATTGGTAGAGAGTTAGACCTCAAGGCCTTGTCATGAATCAAAAATCCTGGCTGCTTAATCTCAGCCTGCTCAAGACGCACCCCGCGTTTCGTGCCGTTTTTATTGCGCGTTTTATCTCCATTTTATCCCTCGGACTGCTCGGCGTTGCCGTGCCGGTACAGATCCAGGCCATGACGCAATCCAGCTGGCTGGTTGGTTTGTCTGTGACCTTGACGGGCAGCGCGATGTTTATTGGGCTGATGGTCGGCGGGGTGCTGGCGGATCGCTACGAGCGCAAAAAATTGATTCTGCTGGCGCGCGGCACGTGCGGCGTTGGCTTTATTGGCCTGTGCCTGAACGCCATGCTCCCGGAGCCGTCGCTCATTGCAATTTATGCGCTGGGTTTATGGGACGGTTTCTTCGCCTCGCTGGGCGTGACGGCACTGCTGGCGGCTACGCCTGCGCTGGTCGGGCGTGAAAATTTGATGCAGGCGGGCGGAATCACTATGCTCACCGTGCGTCTCGGATCGGTGATTTCGCCGATGGTGGGCGGCCTGTTGCTGGCAACCGGCAACGTGGCATGGAACTACGGTCTGGCGGCAGCGGGCACTTTTATCACTACGTTGACTCTGCTGCGTTTGCCGCTTTTGCCACCCCCGCCACAGCCGCGCGAACACCCGCTGAAATCGTTGATGGCGGCGATTCGTTTTCTGTTTAGCAATCCACTGATTGGCGGCATCGCGCTGTTGGGCGGGCTGCTGACGATGGCGAGTGCGGTGCGCGTGCTCTATCCGGCGCTGGCGATTGAGTGGCAGATGAGCGCCTCGCAGATTGGCCTGCTGTATGCGGCGATTCCGCTCGGTGCGGCGTTTGGCGCGCTGACCAGTGGCAATCTGGCGCACAGCGCGCGTCCGGGGCTGATTATGCTCTCTGCAACCGTCGCTTCGTTTATCGCCATCGCTTTCTTTAGCCTGATGCCGTTCTGGGCGTTGGGCGTGGTGTGTCTGGCACTGTTTGGCTGGCTGAGCGCGGTGAGTTCGCTGCTGCAATACACCCTGATTCAGACTCAGACGCCGGAAGGGATGCTGGGGCGCATCAACGGTTTATGGACGGCGCAGAACGTGACGGGCGATGCGATTGGCGCAGCGATCCTGGGCGGGCTTGGCGTGATTATGACGCCGGTGGCATCGGCCAGCAGCAGTGGGTTTGTGCTGGCGATTGTCGGTGTGATTTTGCTGATGACGTTGGTGGAGCTGCGGCGGTTCCGTCAGGAACCGATGTTGAAGGATAGTGCAGCCTGATGCCCTCACCCCGGCCCTCTCCCACAGGGAGAGGGAGAAAACACAAAAAACGGCAACTGGGTTGCCGTTTTGCTTTTACCTCGTGCGGTCGGATGCCCTCATCCCGATCCCTTCCCACGGGGAGAGGGAGTAAACCTGAGGTCTTCTTTCCGACCGGAGAGGGAGAAGACAATCAATTTCGGGCTTACTTGAACAGCGCATTTAAACG
This sequence is a window from Enterobacter sp. 638. Protein-coding genes within it:
- the fepG gene encoding iron-enterobactin ABC transporter permease, whose translation is MITPSRRLVSTCLLLVMASVVAAVWSLRSGAVTLDFTQVFNALTGSAPRNITMVVTEWRLPRVVMAILVGAALGVSGAIFQSLLRNPLGSPDVMGFNTGAWSGVLVAMVLFGQHLTAIAFAAMAGGVLTSLVVWALAWRNGIETFRLIIIGIGIRAMLMAFNTWLLLHASLETSLTAGLWNAGSLNGLTWAKTLPATPIIMMMLVCAWLLVRRMRLLEMGDDSACALGVSVERSRLTLMLVAVVLTAAATAIAGPISFIALVAPHIARRISGTARWGLTQSALCGALLLLVADLCAQQLFMPYQLPVGVVTVSLGGIYLIVLLVQESRKK
- the fepC gene encoding iron-enterobactin ABC transporter ATP-binding protein, translating into MIQTATRLRGENLTLGYGKKTVAQALNVSIPDGHFTAIIGPNGCGKSTLLRTLSRLMTPQHGSVYLDGEQIQQFASKEVARRIGLLAQNATTPGDITVQELVARGRYPHQPMFTRWRKEDEAAVTAAMRATGITDLAGQSVDTLSGGQRQRAWIAMVLAQETSIMLLDEPTTWLDISHQIDLLELLSELNRTQGYTLAAVLHDLNQACRYATHLIALRDGKIVAEGAPKEIVTPELIERIYGMRCMIIDDPIAGTPLVVPIGRRAV
- the fepD gene encoding Fe(3+)-siderophore ABC transporter permease — encoded protein: MLSSPLAVRAVALPALLMLLILAMALSLLVGAKPLPASVIVDALSGTCQSADCTIVLDARLPRTLAGLLAGAALGLAGALMQTLTRNPLADPGILGVNAGASFAIVLGAALFGFSSPTEQLVMAFCGALAASLIVAFTGSQGGGQLSPVRLTLAGVALGAVLEGLSSGIALLNPDVWDQLRFWQAGSLDIRTLQTLQIVTIPVLIAAAVALFLSRALNSLSLGSDTATALGSRVARTQLIGLLTITVLCGSATAVVGPIAFIGLMMPHMARWLVGADHRWSLPVTLLATPVLLLFADIIGRLLVPGELRVSVVSAFIGAPVLIFLVRRKRGGAL
- the entS gene encoding enterobactin transporter EntS, coding for MNQKSWLLNLSLLKTHPAFRAVFIARFISILSLGLLGVAVPVQIQAMTQSSWLVGLSVTLTGSAMFIGLMVGGVLADRYERKKLILLARGTCGVGFIGLCLNAMLPEPSLIAIYALGLWDGFFASLGVTALLAATPALVGRENLMQAGGITMLTVRLGSVISPMVGGLLLATGNVAWNYGLAAAGTFITTLTLLRLPLLPPPPQPREHPLKSLMAAIRFLFSNPLIGGIALLGGLLTMASAVRVLYPALAIEWQMSASQIGLLYAAIPLGAAFGALTSGNLAHSARPGLIMLSATVASFIAIAFFSLMPFWALGVVCLALFGWLSAVSSLLQYTLIQTQTPEGMLGRINGLWTAQNVTGDAIGAAILGGLGVIMTPVASASSSGFVLAIVGVILLMTLVELRRFRQEPMLKDSAA